The Nocardia arthritidis genome has a window encoding:
- a CDS encoding glycosyltransferase family 39 protein — translation MTTVNSPERIESREVPPFARSGVIAVALLLAAAYLISLGRPGFWGDELYFIAAGRRPSISYADQGPLVPAVAWLMDVLAPDSPFALRLPAALASVAAVAIPALIAREFGGGRRAQVLAAIGYATSVFVVASKPLCTLAFDLPLTATAVWLLIRWVRVRADWLLIMAGLAAALAIQVKWLVPGCWAALGVAVLLAGPRELLLRPALWLGSAIFAAAWAPSLIWQANHGWPQLRMARAIGTETGDFGEGPLFYVPQVILLAGLVGGALFVYGVWHILRSPALRPYRFLVVALALLTVFFIATSGRPYYGAGIVPAFIAAGAVGLGNRDYERLPKIAGAALITVSAVLVLIPLSVLPLPESGIHEPAVTTKQAIQRGFLYGQTGWAKLAAATATAYGELPPDERDTAVIVAESYWQASAVDHYRRALPAVYSPNRGYGYFGSPPDSATTVVYIGGDPAKLRTEFADVRLLVELNDRLGFPGVTSGVTIWKCGRPTRPWSQAWPDMLELDQHYL, via the coding sequence ATGACAACGGTGAATTCGCCCGAGCGCATCGAATCGCGCGAGGTGCCCCCGTTCGCACGATCCGGCGTCATCGCGGTCGCATTGCTGCTCGCCGCGGCATATCTCATATCGCTTGGCCGCCCCGGTTTCTGGGGAGATGAACTGTATTTCATTGCCGCGGGCCGCCGGCCGTCGATCAGCTATGCCGATCAGGGGCCGCTGGTTCCGGCCGTCGCTTGGCTGATGGACGTGCTCGCGCCGGATTCACCGTTCGCGCTTCGGCTGCCCGCGGCGCTGGCGAGTGTCGCCGCGGTCGCGATACCCGCCTTGATCGCCCGCGAATTCGGGGGCGGGCGGCGTGCGCAGGTATTGGCCGCGATCGGTTACGCGACATCGGTTTTCGTCGTCGCGTCCAAACCGCTGTGCACCCTCGCCTTCGATCTGCCGCTCACCGCGACGGCCGTCTGGTTGCTGATCCGCTGGGTCCGAGTTCGCGCCGACTGGCTGCTCATCATGGCGGGTTTGGCGGCTGCGCTGGCAATCCAGGTGAAATGGCTGGTTCCGGGCTGTTGGGCGGCTCTCGGGGTCGCGGTACTGCTCGCGGGCCCGCGCGAATTGCTGCTGCGGCCCGCGCTGTGGCTCGGTTCGGCGATCTTCGCCGCGGCATGGGCGCCGAGCCTGATCTGGCAGGCGAATCACGGTTGGCCGCAATTGCGTATGGCTCGGGCGATCGGTACGGAGACCGGGGATTTCGGCGAGGGTCCGCTGTTCTATGTGCCGCAGGTGATTTTGCTCGCGGGTCTGGTCGGCGGTGCGCTGTTTGTTTATGGCGTCTGGCATATTCTGCGTAGCCCGGCACTGCGACCGTATCGGTTTCTCGTCGTCGCATTGGCCTTGCTCACCGTATTCTTCATCGCGACCAGCGGCCGTCCGTACTACGGGGCGGGTATCGTTCCCGCATTCATCGCGGCGGGCGCGGTCGGTCTGGGAAATCGCGATTACGAGCGTTTACCGAAAATCGCCGGGGCGGCGCTGATTACGGTGAGTGCCGTGCTCGTGCTGATTCCGCTCAGCGTGCTACCGCTCCCGGAATCGGGGATTCACGAACCGGCGGTGACGACGAAGCAGGCCATTCAGCGCGGATTTCTGTACGGACAGACCGGGTGGGCGAAGCTCGCGGCCGCCACCGCGACGGCATACGGTGAGCTGCCGCCGGACGAGCGCGATACCGCGGTCATCGTCGCCGAAAGCTATTGGCAGGCAAGCGCGGTGGACCATTATCGGCGGGCGCTGCCCGCGGTGTACAGCCCGAACCGAGGTTACGGATACTTCGGGTCGCCGCCGGACTCGGCGACGACGGTTGTGTATATAGGTGGTGATCCGGCCAAGCTGCGTACGGAATTCGCCGACGTGCGCCTGCTCGTCGAGCTGAACGACCGGCTCGGATTCCCGGGTGTCACTTCCGGTGTCACCATCTGGAAATGCGGCAGGCCGACCCGTCCGTGGTCACAGGCCTGGCCCGACATGCTGGAGTTGGACCAGCACTATCTCTGA
- a CDS encoding alpha/beta hydrolase, producing MRRMLAAGAIALLMSPIGHVARAEPVATVLPAITYATADGRDLLLDLYLPATGPAPAPLIVYIHGGAWKFGSRTNDGNAMPWGTVAGMAATLTARGYAVASVEHRFSTQVRWPAQLYDVKAAVRWLRANAGEYHLNPEKVAAWGDSSGGQLAAMLGVTGDDRRFEGDLGNADQSSRVQAVVDWFGPTDLRTMDRQRAPFGLRHDAAGSPESDLLGCVPSSCPELAGDASPIDHISDRTPPFLIEHGRFDHIVPFGQSPEFYDALTAAGVPAEFHAYDTDHEFLGPTPMAEILDPFYRFLDRELR from the coding sequence ATGAGAAGGATGCTGGCCGCCGGCGCGATCGCGCTGCTGATGTCGCCGATCGGCCACGTCGCGCGTGCCGAGCCGGTGGCCACCGTCCTTCCGGCTATCACCTACGCCACCGCCGATGGCCGGGATCTGCTGCTCGATCTGTATCTGCCAGCGACCGGTCCGGCGCCCGCGCCGCTGATCGTCTATATCCACGGTGGCGCTTGGAAATTCGGCTCGCGAACCAATGACGGCAACGCCATGCCCTGGGGCACCGTCGCCGGAATGGCCGCGACGCTCACCGCGCGAGGTTATGCGGTGGCCAGCGTCGAGCACCGCTTCAGCACGCAGGTGCGCTGGCCCGCTCAGCTCTACGACGTCAAGGCGGCGGTCCGGTGGTTGCGCGCCAACGCCGGTGAATATCATCTGAATCCGGAAAAGGTTGCGGCATGGGGTGATTCGTCCGGCGGCCAACTGGCGGCCATGCTCGGGGTGACCGGTGACGATCGGCGATTCGAGGGTGATCTCGGCAATGCGGATCAGTCCAGCCGCGTGCAGGCGGTGGTCGACTGGTTCGGGCCGACCGACCTGCGCACCATGGATCGGCAACGCGCGCCGTTCGGTCTACGGCACGACGCCGCCGGCTCGCCGGAAAGCGATCTGCTGGGATGTGTACCGTCGTCGTGCCCGGAACTGGCGGGCGATGCCAGCCCGATCGACCACATCTCGGACCGGACACCACCGTTCCTGATCGAGCACGGCCGATTCGATCACATCGTTCCTTTCGGACAGAGTCCGGAGTTCTACGACGCCTTGACCGCGGCCGGTGTACCCGCCGAATTCCACGCCTACGACACCGATCACGAGTTCCTCGGCCCTACACCTATGGCCGAGATCCTCGATCCGTTCTACCGATTCCTCGATCGCGAACTCCGCTGA
- a CDS encoding SDR family NAD(P)-dependent oxidoreductase — translation MTRTWFITGANRGLGRAFTLAALAHGDRVVATARDPRGMADIADPRLTVLPLDVRERDRVFATVDQAFELAGSIDVIVNNAGYGLVGALEELDERRIRDQMDTNFYGALWVSQAAIPHLRKQGSGHIVQISTVGAVGSLPLFSMYNASKWALEGFASSLADELRPFGIRVTMAQLGGFDTDWAKSSMKFAEPLPAYDELRSGILGMSGYPDPAAPPPAVDSEWVEAAPEVAAAELISLVEMAEPPVRKIIGPGAHQMVAMALDQRRLDYATDPEFTWPS, via the coding sequence ATGACCAGAACCTGGTTCATCACCGGCGCCAACCGCGGGCTCGGCCGAGCCTTCACCCTCGCCGCCCTGGCGCATGGCGACCGAGTCGTCGCAACCGCACGCGACCCGCGCGGCATGGCCGATATCGCCGACCCGCGACTTACCGTGCTGCCGTTGGACGTTCGAGAGCGCGACCGCGTATTCGCCACCGTCGACCAGGCATTCGAGCTCGCCGGATCGATCGACGTCATCGTGAACAACGCCGGTTACGGGCTGGTCGGTGCGCTGGAGGAGCTCGACGAGCGGCGCATCCGCGACCAGATGGACACAAATTTCTATGGTGCGCTGTGGGTTTCGCAGGCGGCCATACCCCATCTGCGCAAACAGGGGTCGGGCCATATCGTGCAGATCTCCACGGTCGGCGCGGTGGGTTCGTTACCGCTGTTCAGCATGTACAACGCCAGCAAGTGGGCATTGGAGGGCTTCGCCTCGTCACTCGCGGATGAGCTGCGCCCCTTCGGCATTCGGGTAACCATGGCGCAGCTGGGTGGTTTCGATACCGACTGGGCGAAATCCAGTATGAAATTCGCCGAGCCATTGCCCGCATACGACGAATTGCGCTCGGGAATCCTCGGCATGTCCGGATATCCGGATCCGGCCGCCCCGCCACCCGCGGTGGATTCCGAATGGGTCGAGGCCGCACCGGAAGTCGCTGCCGCCGAGCTCATCTCGCTGGTCGAGATGGCGGAACCACCGGTGCGCAAGATCATCGGGCCCGGCGCGCACCAGATGGTCGCGATGGCGCTGGACCAGCGCAGGCTCGACTACGCCACCGATCCCGAGTTCACCTGGCCGAGTTGA
- a CDS encoding TetR/AcrR family transcriptional regulator encodes MAESPSAARRSQRSRSAILAAATELVHAMPYAKLSIEAIAAKAGVGKQTIYRWWPSKGAVVLDAMLETQSGPEGLAIPDSGDIRADLRLLLRGAVAELTGTAQDGFLRAMYIEIQQDPEIGRYYRERVLLPTRAAIAARLSAAVAAGQLRPDIDPEVALDLLLGPIQYRWSLGLGGLTAEYADAVLAAALTYLEPAQAN; translated from the coding sequence ATGGCTGAGTCACCGAGTGCTGCCCGCCGGAGCCAGCGGTCCAGGTCCGCGATCCTGGCGGCCGCGACCGAACTGGTTCACGCGATGCCCTACGCAAAGCTGAGCATCGAGGCCATCGCGGCCAAGGCCGGGGTCGGTAAGCAGACGATCTACCGATGGTGGCCGTCGAAGGGCGCGGTCGTCCTGGACGCGATGCTCGAAACCCAGTCGGGGCCAGAAGGTTTGGCGATTCCAGACAGTGGGGACATCCGCGCCGACCTGCGCCTGCTGCTGCGCGGGGCCGTCGCCGAACTCACCGGCACCGCGCAGGACGGCTTCTTGCGCGCGATGTACATCGAGATCCAGCAGGACCCGGAAATCGGGCGCTACTACCGCGAGCGGGTCCTACTGCCGACGCGGGCCGCGATCGCCGCCCGGCTGTCGGCTGCGGTAGCGGCCGGACAACTCCGTCCCGACATTGATCCAGAGGTCGCGCTGGACCTGCTGCTAGGACCGATCCAATACCGATGGTCACTGGGTCTCGGCGGCTTGACCGCCGAGTACGCGGATGCCGTGCTGGCCGCCGCCCTGACCTACCTCGAACCGGCGCAGGCGAATTGA
- a CDS encoding radical SAM protein gives MNPTNRNMQIVVKVSKFCNLRCRYCYEYPELGDRAAMSRAQVTAMYRTLREYFVAADERDGCHTSLHFIWHGGEPLMRPAEFYRQTWADQRAIFDARTPVRNSVQTNLVILDEERQQLLEGFDSVGVSLDVVGGLRVNLAGRDSQDRVARNLDRLVATGARVGCISVLTAQNIHAVEQIFRFFEQRRLHFRVLPLFDTREPGQTTPYEISREQELSALVQLVELWMGSETMPRPPDPLDGYVQIAARYLAGAPGPDYYDRREWLPVVLVNTDGSCFTYGEPYGDPAWSIGNIFTESFADMLAGPVFERCAVEAERRVALNCLSCPFFDACGGSLLAETESCERDEDGHGNMLCTGRPVIAYIAEQLRGRVPETVERWRLQHSAA, from the coding sequence ATGAATCCGACCAACCGAAATATGCAGATCGTGGTGAAGGTCTCGAAGTTCTGCAATCTGCGATGCAGATACTGCTATGAGTACCCGGAGCTGGGTGATCGAGCGGCGATGTCCCGCGCGCAGGTGACCGCCATGTACCGCACTCTGCGGGAGTATTTCGTCGCCGCCGACGAGCGAGATGGCTGCCACACGAGCCTGCACTTCATCTGGCATGGCGGCGAACCGCTGATGCGCCCCGCCGAGTTCTACCGGCAGACGTGGGCCGATCAGCGAGCGATCTTCGATGCGCGGACGCCGGTCCGCAACAGCGTGCAGACCAATCTGGTGATACTGGACGAGGAGCGTCAGCAGCTGCTGGAAGGCTTCGACTCCGTGGGGGTGTCCCTCGATGTGGTGGGCGGGCTGCGCGTGAATCTGGCGGGCCGCGACTCACAGGACCGGGTGGCGCGGAACCTGGACCGGCTCGTTGCGACCGGCGCCCGGGTCGGGTGCATCTCGGTGCTGACCGCGCAGAACATCCACGCCGTGGAACAGATATTCCGATTCTTCGAGCAGCGGCGTCTGCACTTCCGGGTGCTTCCGCTGTTCGACACCCGCGAGCCCGGCCAGACCACGCCGTACGAAATCAGTCGGGAGCAGGAGCTGTCCGCGCTGGTGCAGCTGGTCGAGTTGTGGATGGGCAGTGAGACCATGCCGCGGCCGCCGGATCCGTTGGATGGGTATGTGCAGATCGCGGCCCGGTATCTCGCCGGAGCCCCTGGACCGGATTACTACGACCGCCGCGAATGGCTGCCGGTGGTGCTGGTCAACACCGACGGCTCGTGTTTTACCTACGGCGAACCGTACGGAGACCCGGCATGGTCCATCGGCAATATCTTCACCGAGTCGTTCGCCGACATGTTGGCGGGCCCGGTCTTCGAGCGCTGTGCGGTCGAGGCCGAGCGCCGGGTCGCGCTGAACTGCCTGTCCTGCCCCTTCTTCGACGCCTGCGGCGGGTCGCTGCTGGCCGAGACCGAGTCGTGCGAACGCGACGAGGACGGTCACGGCAACATGCTGTGCACTGGACGGCCGGTGATCGCCTACATCGCCGAACAACTGCGCGGCCGCGTGCCGGAAACCGTTGAGCGGTGGCGGCTCCAACACAGCGCCGCATGA
- a CDS encoding aminotransferase class I/II-fold pyridoxal phosphate-dependent enzyme, with product MPRQTQIGLMSHAELVSEHETQSANYATLRTEKLTLDLTRGKPAPEQLDLSAGLLTLPGADDYRDAAGTDLRNYGGQQGLPELRAIFGELLGIPASNLLAGNNSSLELMYDVISFAMLFGTPDSARRWADEPTLKFLCPSPGYDRHFTITEGLGFEMIPIPVRHDGPDVHAIAELVANDPAVKGIWAVPNYSNPTGVTFSEDVVRELVSMRAAAPDFRLLWDNAYAVHPLTDTADPVLDVLGLAAAAGNPNRPIVFASTSKITFPGAGVSFLGGSTANIDWYLKLAGRKSIGPDKLNQLRHLRFFRDADGVRAHMQKHRAILEPKFKLVQRILEDRLGASKVASWTEPKGGYFISLDVLEGTAKRVIELAKDAGIAITPAGSTFPYRNDPEDKNIRIAPTFPQLPELEKAMDGLATCVLLAATERLLAK from the coding sequence ATGCCCCGGCAAACGCAGATCGGTTTGATGAGCCATGCGGAGCTCGTGTCCGAACACGAGACGCAGAGTGCGAATTACGCGACGCTCAGGACCGAGAAGCTCACGCTGGATCTCACCCGCGGAAAACCCGCGCCGGAGCAACTCGACCTGTCCGCCGGCCTGCTCACCCTGCCCGGTGCGGACGACTACCGCGACGCCGCAGGCACCGACCTGCGCAACTACGGCGGCCAGCAGGGCCTGCCCGAGCTGCGTGCCATCTTCGGCGAACTGCTCGGCATCCCGGCGTCGAACCTGTTGGCGGGCAACAACTCCAGCCTCGAGCTGATGTACGACGTGATCAGCTTCGCCATGCTCTTCGGCACCCCGGATTCGGCGCGCCGCTGGGCGGATGAGCCCACGCTGAAGTTCCTGTGCCCGAGCCCCGGCTACGACCGGCACTTCACGATCACCGAGGGCCTCGGCTTCGAGATGATCCCGATCCCGGTCCGCCACGACGGCCCCGACGTGCACGCCATCGCCGAGCTGGTGGCGAACGATCCGGCGGTCAAGGGCATCTGGGCGGTGCCGAACTACTCCAACCCGACCGGCGTCACCTTCTCCGAAGACGTGGTCCGGGAACTGGTTTCGATGCGGGCGGCCGCGCCGGACTTCCGCCTGCTCTGGGACAACGCGTACGCGGTGCACCCGCTCACCGACACCGCAGACCCGGTGCTCGACGTGCTCGGGCTGGCCGCCGCGGCCGGAAACCCGAACCGTCCCATCGTTTTCGCCTCCACCTCGAAGATCACCTTCCCCGGTGCGGGCGTCAGCTTCCTCGGCGGTTCCACCGCGAACATCGACTGGTACCTGAAGCTTGCCGGGCGCAAGAGCATCGGCCCGGACAAGCTGAACCAGCTGCGGCATCTGCGCTTCTTCCGGGACGCCGATGGCGTGCGCGCGCATATGCAGAAGCACCGCGCCATCCTGGAGCCGAAATTCAAACTGGTGCAGCGGATTCTGGAGGACAGGCTGGGCGCGTCGAAGGTCGCGTCCTGGACCGAGCCGAAGGGCGGCTACTTCATCAGCCTCGATGTGCTGGAGGGCACCGCCAAGCGGGTGATCGAGCTGGCCAAGGATGCCGGAATCGCCATCACCCCGGCGGGTTCCACCTTCCCGTACCGGAATGACCCGGAGGACAAGAACATTCGCATCGCACCGACCTTCCCACAGCTGCCGGAGCTGGAAAAGGCGATGGACGGCTTGGCGACCTGCGTGCTGCTCGCCGCGACCGAAAGGCTGCTCGCCAAGTAA
- a CDS encoding methyltransferase domain-containing protein, with protein MPQTTTYGLRPDRFDSAGQDQLVDVRDLQAALPGIRRLRNWAHEALALRPGESAVDIGSGTGSEVMAFADAVGPTGTAVGVEPDPNLLAAAERRAAQAGSRAKFHSGDAYGLPFGPDSFDAALCERVFQHLTAPTRAANEIARVLRPGGRAVVVDVDWGTAIVHPGERQVVREVIDTLVSATTNPFSGRRLPGLLTQAGLVVDDIGSHALVQDRSVGAGALVTRIAEMAVARGSITEAQRDLLLTELARGAATGDAHLSVTMFAVLAHKPN; from the coding sequence ATGCCTCAGACGACGACATACGGGCTGCGCCCGGATCGTTTCGACAGCGCGGGCCAGGATCAACTGGTCGACGTGCGCGATCTCCAGGCGGCGCTGCCCGGGATCCGGCGGCTGCGGAACTGGGCCCACGAGGCCCTTGCCCTGCGGCCCGGCGAGAGTGCGGTGGATATCGGTTCCGGCACCGGTTCGGAGGTCATGGCCTTCGCCGATGCGGTCGGTCCCACCGGTACCGCGGTCGGTGTGGAACCCGACCCGAATCTGTTGGCCGCCGCCGAACGACGGGCCGCGCAGGCCGGTTCGCGGGCCAAATTCCATTCCGGCGACGCGTACGGTCTGCCGTTCGGCCCCGACAGTTTCGACGCCGCGCTGTGCGAGCGGGTCTTCCAGCATCTGACCGCACCGACCCGGGCGGCCAACGAGATCGCCAGGGTGCTGCGCCCCGGCGGCCGGGCGGTCGTCGTCGATGTGGACTGGGGCACGGCGATCGTGCATCCGGGTGAGCGTCAGGTGGTGCGCGAGGTGATCGACACGCTGGTGTCGGCCACCACCAACCCGTTCTCCGGCCGCCGCCTACCCGGACTGCTCACGCAGGCGGGTCTGGTGGTCGACGACATCGGCTCGCACGCGCTGGTGCAGGATCGCAGCGTCGGCGCCGGTGCACTGGTCACCCGTATCGCGGAGATGGCGGTGGCGCGCGGTTCCATCACCGAGGCCCAGCGCGATCTGCTGCTCACGGAGCTGGCGCGCGGGGCGGCCACCGGCGACGCCCACCTGTCGGTGACGATGTTCGCCGTGCTCGCGCACAAACCCAACTGA
- a CDS encoding HhH-GPD-type base excision DNA repair protein, which translates to MSRKLCLAQEPNADELLSTDAFALLLGMMLDQQYPLEHAFRGPMKLADRMGGFDIRKIAEAEPEEFEELAATPPAIHRYGRSMARRAQDLARYVIENYDGITERIWTQGDPDGKEVLRRLKELPGYGDQKARIFLALLGKQLGVTPKGWEKAAGAYSEKGSRRSAADITDAESLLEVRAFKKQMKAAAKQS; encoded by the coding sequence ATGAGCCGTAAGTTGTGCCTCGCGCAGGAGCCCAACGCGGATGAGTTGCTGTCTACGGACGCATTCGCCTTACTGCTGGGCATGATGCTTGATCAACAATACCCACTCGAACACGCGTTTCGTGGGCCGATGAAGCTCGCTGATCGGATGGGCGGATTCGACATTCGCAAGATCGCTGAGGCGGAACCGGAGGAGTTCGAAGAGTTGGCGGCTACGCCGCCCGCGATCCACCGATACGGCCGCTCCATGGCACGGCGGGCTCAGGATCTAGCCCGGTACGTGATCGAGAACTATGACGGAATCACTGAGAGAATCTGGACGCAGGGCGACCCGGACGGCAAGGAGGTTCTCCGGCGGTTGAAGGAGCTGCCGGGGTACGGGGATCAGAAGGCGCGAATCTTCCTGGCCCTGCTCGGGAAACAGCTCGGCGTCACCCCCAAGGGCTGGGAGAAGGCGGCGGGCGCGTACTCAGAGAAGGGGTCTCGACGTTCGGCGGCGGATATCACCGATGCTGAATCGCTACTCGAAGTACGGGCCTTCAAGAAGCAGATGAAGGCAGCGGCTAAACAAAGCTGA
- a CDS encoding helix-turn-helix domain-containing protein — translation MDSNQTGQTLRRLRVERGLSFGELAALLFCERSHLSNIEAGRRWPKERAWAERADRALNGNGVLTAAWDADQQQRTEAATTLKLLEKARRESEALVVAPDGVHLDDIHDDIVHIARASGIEAYDRTIRHALDLRAELMRRLREGAHRPDTIRDLYVALSRVCGVLAYLTLDLGQADMAQAHIRAAFQLGDRAEHDQLRAWARGTQSLAFRFTKDFELARDAAIDGLRFVGASTGTAEPRLLCGLAASTANLGDSGRAVELLEQADKSREHCGPDEINGPLFGFSPAKQLYYHGFSLMWADDPAILRRAVKASHEAIAAWRETNSPGDEMLTYIYLATACARLGDLDGSIEAVAPILERPVTASFSWVKKRMNQLDKLLGMHFPNSRVADDMRETLQAYVHAA, via the coding sequence ATGGACTCCAATCAGACTGGACAGACGCTCAGGCGGCTTCGTGTCGAACGTGGCCTCAGCTTCGGTGAGCTTGCCGCCCTTCTGTTCTGTGAACGCTCCCACCTGTCGAACATCGAGGCAGGCCGACGCTGGCCTAAAGAACGCGCGTGGGCGGAGCGTGCCGATCGCGCGCTGAATGGAAACGGTGTGCTGACCGCAGCGTGGGACGCCGACCAGCAGCAACGCACTGAAGCCGCAACGACGCTGAAGCTCCTCGAGAAGGCTCGGCGCGAGTCGGAAGCGTTAGTAGTCGCGCCAGACGGTGTACATCTCGACGACATCCACGACGACATTGTGCACATAGCGCGAGCATCGGGAATCGAGGCGTACGACAGGACGATTCGTCATGCCCTCGACCTGCGAGCTGAACTCATGCGACGACTTCGCGAAGGCGCACATCGGCCAGACACCATCCGAGACCTCTATGTTGCGCTGAGCCGCGTGTGCGGCGTGCTGGCCTATCTGACCTTGGATCTCGGCCAAGCCGATATGGCTCAGGCACATATACGAGCAGCTTTCCAACTTGGAGACCGGGCCGAACATGATCAGTTGCGGGCTTGGGCACGGGGCACTCAATCTCTCGCCTTCCGATTCACCAAAGACTTCGAGCTGGCACGTGATGCCGCTATAGACGGGCTCCGCTTCGTCGGCGCATCGACTGGCACCGCCGAACCGCGCCTGCTGTGCGGACTCGCGGCATCTACCGCGAATCTCGGCGACTCCGGTCGGGCCGTTGAGCTGCTAGAGCAGGCCGATAAGTCACGGGAGCACTGCGGCCCTGATGAGATAAACGGGCCATTGTTCGGATTCAGTCCGGCGAAACAGCTTTATTACCATGGCTTTTCGCTGATGTGGGCCGATGATCCTGCAATTCTTCGAAGGGCGGTGAAAGCCTCTCACGAGGCCATCGCCGCATGGAGAGAAACCAACTCACCAGGCGACGAGATGCTGACCTACATCTATCTGGCTACCGCGTGCGCCCGTCTCGGCGATCTGGATGGAAGTATCGAAGCGGTCGCGCCAATCCTTGAGCGGCCTGTGACAGCGTCGTTCTCGTGGGTCAAGAAGCGAATGAACCAGTTGGATAAACTGCTGGGTATGCACTTCCCCAACTCGCGAGTCGCAGACGATATGCGAGAAACATTGCAGGCGTATGTCCACGCGGCGTGA
- a CDS encoding phage major capsid protein: MPTIDRSALGGNSTALLPDDAAAEIIALAPQSSAVMTLGKRVPMNAQKLNQAVLSAEPVASWVEADTDARPVSTATVRNEVLTAKELETTLVIPRNVYDDASIDLWEQLKPRMAAALGKKLDQAALFGLGSPKDFPVGGIAGLADSKVVGGTGADKDKKTHVVDDPKMDLAAKVAKAGEILASEGLELNGIAAVPGAQWRLIGLRDNNGQPIYTPSLSAGAPAGLYGLPLQEAKNGGWNPAADIVLIAADWSKILVGVRNDVTIEMSDQGTITIDGKPVSLWETRQIAVRVLFRVGLHIAQPVTPVDSKTETQRLAFPGVNIK, from the coding sequence GTGCCTACCATTGATCGCTCTGCACTCGGCGGTAACTCCACCGCCCTCCTGCCCGATGACGCTGCCGCTGAAATCATTGCGTTGGCCCCGCAGTCGTCAGCGGTGATGACGCTCGGCAAACGGGTGCCGATGAACGCGCAGAAGCTGAACCAGGCCGTGTTGTCGGCCGAACCGGTCGCCTCGTGGGTGGAAGCCGACACCGACGCCCGGCCCGTATCCACCGCCACGGTCCGCAACGAGGTGCTGACCGCGAAGGAACTCGAAACCACTTTGGTTATTCCCCGCAACGTCTACGACGACGCCTCGATTGATCTGTGGGAACAGTTGAAGCCGCGCATGGCAGCGGCATTGGGCAAGAAGCTCGACCAGGCCGCTTTGTTCGGTCTGGGTTCGCCGAAGGACTTCCCGGTCGGTGGCATAGCCGGGCTCGCTGACTCGAAGGTCGTCGGTGGCACCGGGGCCGACAAGGACAAGAAAACCCACGTGGTGGACGACCCGAAAATGGATCTCGCCGCCAAGGTCGCCAAGGCGGGGGAAATCCTCGCCAGCGAAGGTCTGGAACTCAACGGTATCGCCGCTGTCCCGGGGGCGCAGTGGCGGTTGATCGGATTGCGTGACAACAACGGCCAACCGATCTACACCCCGTCCCTGTCGGCCGGTGCCCCAGCCGGACTCTACGGCCTGCCTTTGCAGGAAGCGAAGAATGGTGGCTGGAACCCCGCCGCCGATATCGTGCTGATCGCTGCCGATTGGTCCAAGATTCTGGTGGGTGTCCGTAACGATGTCACCATCGAAATGTCGGATCAAGGCACCATCACCATTGACGGTAAACCGGTCTCCCTGTGGGAAACCCGGCAAATCGCCGTCCGTGTCCTGTTCCGGGTTGGCCTGCATATCGCGCAGCCGGTGACCCCGGTCGATTCCAAGACCGAGACTCAGCGGCTGGCGTTCCCGGGCGTGAACATCAAATAA